A genomic region of Procambarus clarkii isolate CNS0578487 chromosome 30, FALCON_Pclarkii_2.0, whole genome shotgun sequence contains the following coding sequences:
- the LOC138370029 gene encoding trichohyalin-like: protein MTRREQLDTRREQLDTRREQLDTRREQLDTRREQLDTRQEQLDTRREQLDTRREQLDTRREQLDTRGEQLDTGREQLDTRGEQLDTRREQLDTRGEQLDTRREQLDTRGEQLDTGREQLDTRGEQLDTGREQLDTRGEPLDTRGEQLDTRQEQLDTRREQLNIGREQLDTRGEQLDTRQEQLNIGQKQLDTRGEQLDTRREQLDTRGEKLDTRREQLNIGRKQLDTRREQLDTRREQLDTRGEQLDTRREQLDTRGEQLDTRREQLDTRREQLDTRRQQLDTGREQLDTRGEQLDTRGEQLDTGREQLDTRGEQLDTRGEQLDTRGEQLDTRGEQLDTSRQQLDTGREQLDTRGGQLETRREQLDTRREQLDTGREQLDTRREQLHTRGEQLDTRREQLDTRREQLDTRREQLDTRREQLDTRREQLDTRREQLDTRREQLDTRREQLDTRREQLDTRREQLDTRREQLDTRREQLDTRREQLDTRREQLDTRREQLDTRREQLDTRREQLDTRREQLDTRREQLDARREQLNTRREQLDTGREQLDTRREQLDTRREQLDTRREQLDARREQLNTRREQLDTGREQLDTRREQLDTGREQLDTGREQLDTGREQLDTRREQLDTRREQLDTRREQLDTRREQLDTRREQLDTRREQLDTGREQLDTGREQLDTGRAS from the exons ATGACAAGACGAGAGCAGCTGGACACAAGACGAGAGCAGCTGGACACAAGACGAGAGCAGCTGGACACAAGACGAGAGCAGCTGGACACAAGACGAGAGCAGCTGGACACAAGACAAGAGCAGCTGGACACAAGACGAGAGCAGCTGGACACAAGACGAGAGCAGCTGGACACAAGACGAGAGCAGCTGGACACAAGAGGAGAGCAGCTGGACACAGGACGAGAGCAGCTGGACACAAGAGGAGAGCAGCTGGACACAAGACGAGAGCAGCTGGACACAAGAGGAGAGCAGCTGGACACAAGACGAGAGCAGCTGGACACAAGAGGAGAGCAGCTGGACACAGGACGAGAGCAGCTGGACACAAGAGGAGAGCAGCTGGACACAGGACGAGAGCAGCTGGACACAAGAGGAGAGCCACTGGACACGAGAGGAGAGCAGCTGGACACAAGACAAGAGCAGCTGGACACAAGACGAGAGCAGCTGAACATAGGACGAGAGCAGCTGGACACAAGAGGAGAGCAGCTGGACACAAGACAAGAGCAGCTGAATATAGGACAAAAGCAGCTGGACACAAGAGGAGAGCAGCTGGACACAAGACGAGAGCAGCTGGACACAAGAGGAGAGAAGCTGGACACAAGACGAGAGCAGCTGAACATAGGACGAAAGCAGCTGGACACAAGAAGAGAGCAGCTGGACACAAGACGAGAGCAGCTGGACACAAGAGGAGAGCAGCTGGACACAAGACGAGAGCAGCTGGACACAAGAGGAGAGCAGCTGGACACAAGAAGAGAGCAGCTGGACACAAGACGAGAGCAGCTGGACACAAGACGACAGCAGCTGGACACAGGACGAGAGCAGCTAGACACAAGAGGAGAGCAGCTGGACACAAGAGGAGAGCAGCTGGACACAGGACGAGAGCAGCTAGACACAAGAGGAGAGCAGCTGGACACAAGAGGAGAGCAGCTGGACACAAGAGGAGAGCAGCTGGACACAAGAGGAGAGCAGCTGGACACAAGTCGACAGCAGCTGGACACAGGACGAGAGCAGCTAGACACAAGAGGAGGGCAGCTGGAGACAAGACGAGAGCAGCTGGACACAAGACGAGAGCAGCTGGACACAGGACGAGAGCAGCTGGACACAAGACGAGAGCAGCTACACACAAGAGGAGAGCAGCTGGACACAAG ACGAGAGCAGCTGGACACAAGACGAGAGCAGCTGGACACAAGACGAGAGCAGCTGGACACAAGACGAGAGCAGCTGGACACAAGACGAGAGCAGCTGGACACAAGACGAGAGCAGCTGGACACAAGACGAGAGCAGCTGGACACAAGACGAGAGCAGCTGGACACAAGACGCGAGCAGCTGGACACAAGACGAGAGCAGCTGGACACAAGACGAGAGCAGCTGGACACAAGACGAGAGCAGCTGGACACAAGACGAGAGCAGCTGGACACAAGACGAGAGCAGCTGGACACAAGACGAGAGCAGCTGGACACAAGACGAGAGCAGCTGGACACAAGACGAGAGCAGCTGGACACAAGACGCGAGCAGCTGGACACAAGACGAGAGCAGCTGGACGCAAGACGAGAGCAGCTGAACACAAGACGAGAGCAGCTGGACACAGGACGAGAGCAGCTGGACACAAGACGCGAGCAGCTGGACACAAGACGAGAGCAGCTGGACACAAGACGAGAGCAGCTGGACGCAAGACGAGAGCAGCTGAACACAAGACGAGAGCAGCTGGACACAGGACGAGAGCAGCTGGACACAAGACGAGAGCAGCTGGACACAGGACGAGAGCAGCTGGACACAGGACGAGAGCAGCTGGACACAGGACGAGAGCAGCTGGACACAAGACGAGAGCAGCTGGACACAAGACGAGAGCAGCTGGACACAAGACGAGAGCAGCTGGACACAAGACGCGAGCAGCTGGACACAAGACGAGAGCAGCTGGACACAAGACGAGAGCAGCTGGACACAGGACGAGAGCAGCTGGACACAGGACGAGAGCAGCTGGACACAGGACGAGCCTCGTGA